The uncultured Cohaesibacter sp. region GCAGGTGCCGATCTTGCGATCAACTACAAGACCCAGGATTTCGTTACCGAAATCAAGAATTGGACCAACCGCAAAGGCGTGAATGTCATTCTTGACATGGTTGGCGGCGATTACATCTCTAAAAACTATGTCGTCGCAGCGGAAGAAGGACGCATCGTCCAGATTGCCTTCCTCAATGGCGGGGTCGTCGAAGCAGATTTCCGCCGCCTCATGATGAAACGTCTTATCCATACCGGCTCCACGCTTCGGGCTCGGTCCGATGCGGTCAAGGCTGACATCGCCAAGGAACTCCGCATGGAGGTCTGGCAGCTGCTCCGGTGTGGTCTGGTCAAGCCACAGATCTACAAATGCTTCCCCTTCGAAGAGGCCTCCAAGGCGCATGAATTGATGGAAAGCTCCAGCCATATCGGCAAAATCATGCTGGAATTGTAACGGCTCAATTCCGCCCTGCGCCTGCACCAATCATGCCCCCATCGCCTTCATCTGGTGTTGGGGGCTAACCATTTTAAGCCTTTGTTAACGCCAATCGAAAGAAGACGCCGCCGCGCCATCTATTGCGATCAATTTGCAATGAATTGGTAAGGCATGTCCGGTTTAGTAGGAAACGATTTTCCCCATAGGGCATCGGGGAGTGCCCAAACAGGATAGGCCATGCATACTTTTGCGCGCATCGTTTCTCGCTGCCATCTCGACACGCTGTTTTTTGCCACCACCTCCTCCAGCACGAGGCATGAAGGGCAGAAAGGCAAACGCTCTTTCAGACGCGACCAGAGCGGCGCGATAGCCATCATTTTCGTCCTGTCGCTTCTTCCCATCATCATGATGCTGGGCGCTGCTATCGACTATGCGCGCGCGGCTCTGGCCCGCTCTGAAGCACAAGATGCTCTGGATGCGGCCACCCTTGCTGCGGTCAAGCAAATCGGCACATTGGATGAAAAAGACATCACCGACCTGATCTCGGCCTATGTGTCTGCCAATGGCCCCAAAGATGCCAATATCAAAATCGACAAGGTCGATATTCAGGATAACCCGACCTCCCTTCAAGTCTGGGCATCTGGCTCAACACAAATGACCCTGATGCAGTTCGCCAATATCGACAATATCGACTTCACGGTCACGTCGAAAACGGTCGCAGGCAACAAAACCCTCGAAGTCGTCATGGTGTTGGACAACTCAGGTTCCATGGGCAGCAGTGCGGGAACAAAGACCAGAATTGAGGCTCTAAAAGACGCCTCAAAAGAATTGATCGAGATTCTGGATGAGAAAAAACAGGATGAAGAATCCCTGAGCTTCGGATTGGTCCCCTTTACGCAGATGGTACGTCTCACGGCTGGCCTTGACGGTAAGGATTGGAAAGAAGTCCAATGGATCGACCAGAAAGGTGTTTCCTCCGTCAACAGCGACAACCTACCGGAAAACTCCAACCGCCTTGATCTGTTCGCCACCCTCAAGGACCCCTACACATACCAACCGGTCAAATGGGCAGGCTGTGTGGAAGCGCGCCCCCATCCGCTTGATATCAGGGATTCAACACCGAACGAGAATGAGCCGGATAGCTATTTCGTGCCCTTCTTCCATCCAGACAGCCGAGAGCCAAACAACAACAGGGCATACTACTGGAGCAGAGACTATTATTTGCCACGTTATGACTGGGCAGATGGCCAGACCTATGCGGAGAAACAGGCCTACGGCTACTATTTCAAACAGACGCTCAGAAAAAGCA contains the following coding sequences:
- a CDS encoding TadE/TadG family type IV pilus assembly protein, translating into MHTFARIVSRCHLDTLFFATTSSSTRHEGQKGKRSFRRDQSGAIAIIFVLSLLPIIMMLGAAIDYARAALARSEAQDALDAATLAAVKQIGTLDEKDITDLISAYVSANGPKDANIKIDKVDIQDNPTSLQVWASGSTQMTLMQFANIDNIDFTVTSKTVAGNKTLEVVMVLDNSGSMGSSAGTKTRIEALKDASKELIEILDEKKQDEESLSFGLVPFTQMVRLTAGLDGKDWKEVQWIDQKGVSSVNSDNLPENSNRLDLFATLKDPYTYQPVKWAGCVEARPHPLDIRDSTPNENEPDSYFVPFFHPDSREPNNNRAYYWSRDYYLPRYDWADGQTYAEKQAYGYYFKQTLRKSNYSPNYWCDMPRIMPLTHDTSAVENHISTMRANGATNIHMGTIWGLRLLSPQAPYTQGRAYDDEENIKALIIMTDGNNTYYNNYYHAYGWYNDGRISGSSSIVAEMNKRTTEACQAAKDAISDKARKIKIFTIYFGSPSVSTANMLKGCASKAEWYKSVSNASELTKVFQNIASELSNLRLVE